One genomic region from Dermacentor variabilis isolate Ectoservices chromosome 6, ASM5094787v1, whole genome shotgun sequence encodes:
- the Cerk gene encoding ceramide kinase: protein MAKAPGGPVGDPLLVSTFALSGTKKRLMLYENGISVADVSRHSKTEDDEFIHLSRVVAAEAWPCCSGGCGQTRAGGERPAVSVSASAACLVTSTADGGGSSTTVAATTATGCYEGGGGGGRVTLGDPALRLHVAKPAHRHSWCLQTLVLRGVSGRSSDHALAHQWADAVQDRLRGVDRPRKLLVFVNPFGGRKRAPVIYQRKVAPIFQMAGISVELITTRYAGHAKECLLELDLSLFDGVVCVGGDGMVNEIVNGVLLRAQRDAGVDANDPNSRLQPGTIKIGVIPAGSTDALVCTTTGENSPVTSALLIAMGAEIGVDVASIHSGERLVRYSSGFLSYGFFGDNIKASEKFRWMGPLRYNWTGWQTFLKHHVYEGELKLLVQPETTDANYDPAGTDRCRAGCEVCHTAPGDIPLQVLNTSDIHAENKPYWLGIQGHFLSVSCALMANRCARSTAGVAPTAHLGNGLMDVVLVSQCSRRNFLRFLVALANSETCSPFKFPFVHCFRTSCLEFVPKTPDSSDEGTVKHTGSWQCDGELLPETSLLVRSHRQLLKLYAHGIEERDEHRSDRCFCSCH, encoded by the exons AGACCGAAGACGACGAGTTCATTCACCTCTCGAGGGTCGTGGCCGCCGAGGCCTGGCCCTGCTGCAGCGGCGGCTGCGGCCAGACGCGAGCCGGCGGCGAGCGACCTGCGGTCAGCGTGAGCGCCAGCGCGGCCTGCCTCGTGACGTCGACGGCCGACGGCGGTGGCTCGTCAACGACGGTGGCGGCGACAACGGCGACCGGCTGCTACGAGGGCGGCGGCGGTGGGGGCCGCGTGACCCTGGGCGACCCCGCGCTGCGCCTCCACGTGGCCAAGCCCGCGCACCGGCACTCGTGGTGCCTGCAGACCCTGGTGCTGAGGGGCGTCTCCGGCAGGAGCAGCGACCACGCGCTGGCGCACCAGTGGGCCGACGCGGTCCAGGACAGGCTCAGGG GGGTGGACAGGCCACGGAAGCTGCTTGTGTTCGTCAATCCTTTTGGCGGTCGGAAACGAGCGCCGGTCATCTACCAGCGCAAGGTGGCGCCCATATTCCAGATGGCTGGCATCTCTGTGGAATTAATCA CGACACGGTATGCGGGTCACGCTAAGGAATGCCTTCTTGAATTGGACCTTTCTTTGTTTGATGG CGTCGTATGTGTTGGCGGCGATGGCATGGTCAATGAAATTGTCAATGGCGTGCTGCTGAGGGCACAGCGGGATGCTGGGGTTGATGCAAATGACCCGAATTCCCGGCTACAGCCGGGAACAATAAAAATTGGCGTGATCCCTGCTGGCTCCACGGATGCGCTGGTTTGCACCACAACTGGAGAAAACAGCCCTGTAACATCGGCACTCCTTATAGCAATGG GGGCTGAAATAGGTGTTGACGTTGCGAGTATCCACAGTGGTGAACGCCTGGTGCGGTACTCCTCGGGATTCCTTTCTTACGGCTTCTTTGGAGACAACATCAAGGCCAGTGAGAAATTTCGCTGGATGGGACCATTGCGCTATAACTGGACTG GCTGGCAGACCTTTCTGAAGCACCACGTCTATGAAGGGGAACTGAAGCTGCTTGTACAGCCAGAGACGACTGATGCCAATTATGACCCTGCAGGAACTGACCGTTGTAGAGCAGG ATGCGAAGTATGCCATACAGCACCTGGTGACATCCCACTCCAAGTTCTCAATACTTCGGACATCCACGCTGAAAATAAGCCCT ACTGGTTAGGCATCCAGGGCCACTTCCTGTCCGTGAGCTGTGCTCTCATGGCCAACCGGTGTGCGCGGAGCACAGCAGGTGTGGCTCCCACAGCCCATCTCGGCAATGGTCTCATGGATGTCGTGCTGGTCTCGCAGTGCTCGCGGCGCAATTTTCTCAGGTTTCTGGTTGCCCTGGCCAATTCTGAAACATGCAGCCCC TTCAAGTTTCCCTTCGTGCACTGCTTCCGAACAAGTTGCTTAGAGTTTGTGCCCAAAACGCCAGACTCCAGCGACGAAGGCACAGTCAAGCACACTGGCTCTTGGCAGTGTGATGGGGAACTGCTCCCAGAAACTTCGCTGCTCGTTAG GTCTCATCGTCAGTTGCTCAAGCTGTATGCACATGGCATCGAAGAGCGAGACGAACACCGGTCAGATCGCTGCTTCTGCTCCTGCCATTAA
- the Mettl14 gene encoding methyltransferase like 14 produces MSGELSVRQALKERSRKRRVLLVQQLGDGSASSLSQILGNTNERQQLAQDSKETQGASQANPDSSKDPKQSRLDSDGSRSPIHSADDDYGEEQVYTYRDSSTFLKGTQSANPHNDYCQHFVDTGQRPQNFIRDVGLADRFEEYPKLKELIRLKDELIRDTATPPMYLKCDMEAFDFRSLKCKFDVILVEPPLEEYQRTCGVSSHTKFWSWDEIMKLEIEEVAASRSFLFLWCGSSDGLDLGRLCLRKWGFRRCEDICWIKTNIKNPVHLKNLEPRAVFQRTKEHCLMGIKGTVRRSTDGDFIHANIDIDLIISEEPEFGGIEKPEEIFHIIEHFCLGRRRLHVFGRDVTIRPGWLTIGPDLTNSNFNSDAYNAHFSKGSDYLTGCTERIEILRPKSPPPKGGKNAGGPSGLSRGGNRRGRGAPRGR; encoded by the coding sequence ATGAGCGGGGAGTTATCGGTCAGGCAGGCGCTGAAGGAACGCTCTCGGAAAAGGCGGGTTCTTCTCGTACAGCAGCTTGGGGACGGCTCAGCCAGCAGTTTGAGCCAGATCCTCGGAAACACGAACGAAAGGCAGCAGCTTGCGCAGGATTCGAAGGAAACTCAAGGAGCCAGTCAAGCGAATCCAGATTCTTCTAAGGATCCCAAGCAATCCAGACTGGACAGCGACGGCTCGCGCTCGCCGATACATTCTGCTGATGACGATTACGGTGAGGAGCAAGTTTACACGTATCGCGATTCCAGCACGTTCCTAAAAGGCACGCAGAGCGCGAACCCCCACAACGATTACTGCCAGCACTTTGTCGACACCGGCCAGCGGCCGCAGAACTTCATCCGAGATGTCGGCCTGGCCGACCGCTTCGAGGAGTACCCGAAGCTCAAGGAGCTCATCAGACTCAAAGACGAGCTCATACGTGACACTGCAACGCCTCCCATGTACCTCAAATGCGACATGGAGGCGTTCGACTTCCGCAGCCTGAAGTGCAAGTTCGACGTGATTCTGGTCGAGCCCCCGCTCGAAGAGTACCAGCGCACCTGTGGAGTCTCTTCCCACACCAAATTCTGGAGCTGGGACGAGATCATGAAGCTGGAAATCGAAGAAGTGGCCGCCTCGCGTTCTTTCCTGTTCCTCTGGTGCGGTTCATCGGACGGCCTAGACCTGGGCCGGCTGTGTCTGCGCAAGTGGGGCTTCCGACGGTGCGAGGACATCTGCTGGATCAAGACGAACATCAAGAACCCCGTTCACCTGAAGAACCTGGAGCCCCGCGCGGTGTTCCAGCGGACAAAGGAGCACTGTCTGATGGGCATCAAAGGGACGGTGCGTCGCAGCACAGACGGAGACTTCATACACGCCAACATCGACATTGACCTCATTATCTCGGAAGAGCCGGAGTTCGGCGGAATCGAAAAACCCGAGGAGATTTTTCACATCATCGAACACTTCTGCCTGGGCCGGCGCCGTCTGCATGTCTTCGGCAGAGACGTGACCATCCGACCAGGCTGGCTGACCATTGGACCAGATTTGACCAACAGCAACTTTAACAGTGACGCTTACAACGCTCACTTCAGCAAGGGTTCCGACTACTTGACCGGCTGCACAGAACGCATCGAGATCCTGAGGCCGAAGTCTCCGCCCCCGAAAGGCGGTAAAAACGCCGGTGGACCATCTGGACTTTCGAGAGGAGGCAATCGTCGTGGCAGAGGAGCACCTAGAGGTCGCTGA